One Cryptomeria japonica chromosome 9, Sugi_1.0, whole genome shotgun sequence genomic window carries:
- the LOC131073883 gene encoding uncharacterized protein LOC131073883, whose amino-acid sequence MDRRLYAAVTGGDVHALTKLIDKRHEEIPSGGNKPLNMDRYYAPLSILHELTPGGNTALHLAEYYGHLQIVQMFLKLFTDDMELGDEESGQFVLAQNLQGSITNKAGQTALFRAAEEGHEEIILKLLPLMSSQYDRKARDGHTPLHVAVSHGHKDQKPDLLMEGDNFGRTPLHSLAYVKNPSKIAKLLLEKDISLCYKVDRNHQSALHIAVIEGNVDLVKEILTYGRDCLEIVDEDGGNVLHLAAENAVQIFEKISRQLNFLMLSIISKDLINNLDNHGKTPLDIVLEKMSHDQGLFSGIGTQSLNIETDHLKTGRYESANVLQAEELQR is encoded by the exons ATGGACAGAAGACTGTACGCTGCTGTTACGGGTGGCGATGTGCATGCTCTCACCAAGTTGATCGATAAAAGACATGAAGAAATCCCGTCAGGAGGCAATAAACCCCTTAATATGGATCGCTATTACGCCCCTCTTAGTATTCTCCACGAGTTAACGCCAGGAGGGAATACGGCCCTTCATTTGGCAGAATATTACGGCCATCTACAAATTGTTCAAATGTTCCTCAAACTTTTCACCGACGATATGGAATTGGGGGATGAAGAAAGTGGTCAATTTGTTTTAGCCCAAAATTTACAAG GTAGTATTACTAATAAAGCCGGTCAAACTGCTTTGTTCAGAGCTGCAGAGGAAGGTCACGAGGAGATTATATTGAAACTACTTCCTCTAATGTCCTCTCAATATGACAGGAAAGCACGCGATGGCCACACACCTCTCCACGTTGCTGTCTCCCACGGCCACAAAG ATCAAAAGCCAGACCTTCTTATGGAAGGTGATAATTTTGGCAGGACGCCGCTGCACAGCCTTGCTTATGTTAAAAACCCATCAAAGATTGCAAAACTACTTTTGGAGAAAGATATATCTTTGTGTTATAAGGTGGATAGAAACCACCAGTCAGCGCTCCATATAGCAGTGATAGAGGGGAATGTGGATTTAGTAAAAGAAATATTAACATACGGCCGAGACTGCTTAGAAATTGTTGATGAGGATGGGGGAAATGTTCTTCACTTGGCGGCTGAGAATGcagttcaaatatttgaaaaaatttcgaGGCAACTCAATTTTTTAATGCTATCAATAATCTCAAAGGATCTCATTAACAATCTTGATAATCATGGCAAAACCCCTTTAGACATAGTGTTGGAGAAAATGAGCCACGACCAAGGCCTTTTCTCTGGG ATAGGTACACAGTCTCTGAATATAGAAACTGACCATCTGAAGACAGGAAGATATGAATCTGCAAATGTGCTTCAAGCTGAAGAACTGCAAAGATGA